CGCTGGCAAGGCACCCGGGCGAAGCTCCGCCGCTCAGCGCGCAGGACCTGGCCGATCACCTGCAGATCGTGGTCGAGGATCGCTCATCCCTCACGCGCGGCAAGGATTTCGGCGTGTTCTCCGCCGGCACCTGGCGGGTGAGCGACATGCAGACGAAATATGCGCTCATTCGCGAAGGATTGGGCTGGGGTCGCCTGCCCGGCTGGTGGATCGAGCGCGATCTGGCTGAAAAGCGCCTGGTGCCGGTGAGGACGGCGGCTTTCGGTCCCGATGGCGAGATGATCATTCGCGCCTGCCTCGCGCGCCGCAGCGACGATGCCTTGGGACCGGCGGCGCGTTGCCTGCGCGAGGCCTTGTTGCGGCGTGCGCGCGGCAAGGCGCTGACTGCAATGTGATGCCGTCAGGGTGACAAACCATTGACGCTTTCACGGCGCAGCCTACTCTCAGGGCCGGGACGGCGGATATGGAGGCTCTGATGGGCGGCATGCTCTTGCGGCTTCTGATGACGGTGCTTGCCCTGGCGTTTTCGCTGCGTGTGGGCCTTGCCGCCGACACGCAGGTCGATCTCGAACTGGTGCTTGCCGTCGATGTGTCGCGCTCGATGGATGCGGATGAGCAGGCCTTGCAGCGCAACGGCTATATCCAGGCGTTTCGCCACCAGGAGGTGATTGACGCCTTGTCGTCCGGGCCGTATGGCCGCATCGCGGTCAGCTATGTCGAATGGGCGGGGCCGTCCTTCCAGCAGACCATCGTGCCCTGGATGTTGATCGACGGCGAAGCGGCCGCTCACGCCTTCGCCGACCGTCTGGCTGCCGCACCCATATCGCGTGAGCGTGGCACCTCGATCGCCAATGGCCTTCTCTTTGTCGGTCCGACCTTCGAAGGCAATGGCATCGCCGGCAGCCGCCGCGTCATCGACGTGTCGGGCGACGGCCCGAACAATATGGGCGTGCCGGTCCAGACGGCGCGC
This genomic stretch from Nordella sp. HKS 07 harbors:
- a CDS encoding DUF1194 domain-containing protein is translated as MGGMLLRLLMTVLALAFSLRVGLAADTQVDLELVLAVDVSRSMDADEQALQRNGYIQAFRHQEVIDALSSGPYGRIAVSYVEWAGPSFQQTIVPWMLIDGEAAAHAFADRLAAAPISRERGTSIANGLLFVGPTFEGNGIAGSRRVIDVSGDGPNNMGVPVQTARDPLVAAGVTINGLPIMIKRAGGFASIENLDIYYEDCVIGGPGAFLVTVTDIKNLASAIRRKLVLEIATRPVLLQKASETEPETRIDCMIGERLREQWMRE